One Williamsia phyllosphaerae DNA segment encodes these proteins:
- a CDS encoding acyl-CoA dehydrogenase family protein: MAIDLRYNAEVTEIVTATEQFIADTVLPLEDQFKGDLEAAGGDDLRVEMQGKAKAAGIFAPHAPVEYGGLGLNMSDRAPVFEAGGRSVFGPFALNINAPDEGNVHMLAHIASEGQKQQFLAPLSAGDVRSAFAMTEPSPGAGSDPSALATLATKVDGGWKINGHKWFITGADGAGFFIIMARTSGEPGSRGGATMFLAPAPDKGIEIVRHVGTIDKAGIGGHCEIKFHDLFVPDENVLGEVNEGFRYAQVRLGPARMTHVMRWLGVAVRAHEVAVDYVARREAFGTRLGDLGMIQAMVADNVIDLSASRALLIKACHELDLGHNAGDETSIAKTFAAEAYSRVLDRSIQMCGGTGVTDDLPLARLQQELRPFRIYDGPSEVHRWAIAKRAVGKAKKAIDAQDVR, translated from the coding sequence ATGGCCATCGATCTGCGCTACAACGCGGAGGTGACCGAGATCGTCACGGCGACCGAGCAGTTCATCGCCGACACGGTATTGCCGCTCGAGGACCAGTTCAAGGGTGATCTCGAGGCGGCCGGGGGTGACGACCTGCGCGTGGAGATGCAGGGCAAGGCCAAGGCGGCGGGCATCTTCGCCCCGCACGCACCGGTCGAGTACGGCGGCCTGGGCCTGAACATGTCCGATCGCGCTCCGGTGTTCGAGGCCGGCGGTCGGTCGGTGTTCGGTCCGTTCGCGTTGAACATCAATGCCCCCGACGAGGGCAACGTGCACATGTTGGCCCACATCGCCTCTGAGGGTCAGAAGCAGCAGTTCCTCGCGCCGTTGTCGGCGGGGGACGTGCGCTCGGCGTTCGCGATGACCGAACCGTCCCCGGGGGCAGGATCAGATCCCTCCGCGCTGGCCACACTCGCGACCAAGGTCGACGGTGGCTGGAAGATCAACGGACACAAGTGGTTCATCACCGGTGCCGACGGTGCGGGTTTCTTCATCATCATGGCGCGGACGTCGGGTGAGCCCGGATCGCGCGGTGGCGCGACGATGTTCCTCGCACCCGCCCCGGACAAGGGCATCGAGATCGTGCGGCACGTCGGCACCATCGACAAGGCCGGCATCGGCGGGCACTGCGAGATCAAGTTCCACGACCTGTTCGTCCCCGACGAGAACGTGCTCGGCGAGGTCAACGAGGGCTTCCGCTATGCGCAGGTCCGTCTGGGTCCGGCGCGGATGACGCACGTGATGCGGTGGCTCGGCGTGGCCGTGCGGGCGCATGAGGTGGCCGTGGACTACGTCGCACGCCGCGAGGCGTTCGGGACGCGGCTCGGTGACCTCGGGATGATCCAGGCGATGGTCGCCGACAACGTCATCGACCTGTCCGCGTCGCGAGCCCTGTTGATCAAGGCGTGCCACGAACTCGACCTCGGTCACAACGCCGGCGACGAGACCTCGATCGCCAAGACCTTTGCCGCCGAGGCGTATTCGCGCGTGCTCGACCGCTCGATCCAGATGTGCGGTGGCACCGGCGTCACCGACGACCTGCCGCTGGCCCGCCTGCAGCAGGAGCTGCGACCGTTCCGGATCTACGACGGACCGTCGGAGGTGCACCGCTGGGCGATCGCCAAACGCGCGGTCGGCAAGGCCAAGAAGGCGATCGACGCCCAGGACGTGCGATGA
- the arr gene encoding NAD(+)--rifampin ADP-ribosyltransferase, with translation MTNSPKPFVVHESGAYLHGTRADLAPGDLLVTGHESNYEKGRRLKHVYMTGTLDAAAWGAEMAEGDGPPRIYLVEPQGEIEDDPNVTDKKLPGNPTCSYRTEEPVLIVGELTDWVGHTADQLQAMRAGLDGLRRRGLDVIYD, from the coding sequence ATGACCAATTCACCGAAACCCTTTGTGGTGCATGAATCCGGCGCCTATCTGCACGGCACCCGGGCCGACCTCGCGCCGGGCGATCTGCTGGTCACCGGGCATGAGTCGAACTACGAGAAGGGTCGCCGTCTGAAGCACGTGTACATGACCGGAACTCTCGACGCCGCGGCGTGGGGCGCCGAGATGGCCGAAGGCGACGGACCACCGCGCATCTACCTCGTCGAACCCCAGGGCGAGATCGAGGACGACCCGAACGTCACCGACAAGAAGCTGCCCGGCAACCCCACCTGCTCGTACCGCACCGAGGAGCCGGTGTTGATTGTCGGGGAACTCACCGACTGGGTGGGTCACACAGCCGACCAGCTGCAGGCCATGCGCGCGGGTCTCGACGGGCTCCGTCGACGCGGGCTCGACGTCATCTACGACTGA
- a CDS encoding MBL fold metallo-hydrolase: MRLTKHTHATVSLHRDGRTLLIDPGTFTPDALELARDADVILVTHDHFDHFDRDAVLAALDADPELELYGPSAVIESLDGFDDRTHVVTPGDEFTAAGFAVVAYGGEHALIHPEIPQIDNIGYLVDGSVLHPGDAYLQVDAPVDTLLVPTSGPWTKMSDAIDYVRAVRPRQSVQIHDVMLSDVGTASATMFLGEQGLTGTTLLTLTVGESVTI; encoded by the coding sequence ATGCGACTCACGAAACACACTCACGCGACCGTCTCGCTCCACCGGGATGGCCGCACGCTCCTGATCGACCCCGGCACGTTCACCCCCGATGCCCTCGAGTTGGCGCGCGACGCCGACGTCATCCTGGTCACGCACGACCACTTCGACCACTTCGATCGGGATGCGGTCCTCGCCGCTCTCGACGCCGATCCGGAACTGGAGCTCTACGGGCCTTCTGCCGTCATCGAGTCGCTGGACGGTTTCGACGACCGCACCCACGTGGTGACACCGGGCGACGAGTTCACCGCCGCGGGCTTCGCTGTCGTCGCCTACGGGGGCGAACACGCCCTCATCCATCCGGAGATACCGCAGATCGACAACATCGGCTACCTGGTGGACGGCTCGGTCCTGCACCCCGGCGATGCGTATCTGCAGGTCGACGCGCCGGTGGACACACTGCTGGTACCCACCAGTGGCCCCTGGACGAAGATGTCCGACGCCATCGACTACGTCCGCGCGGTTCGCCCCCGACAGAGCGTCCAGATCCACGACGTCATGCTCAGTGACGTGGGCACCGCCTCGGCCACCATGTTCCTGGGTGAGCAGGGCCTCACCGGCACAACGCTGCTCACGCTCACCGTGGGGGAGTCCGTGACGATCTGA
- a CDS encoding phosphotransferase family protein, translating to MTAALPGMDAAALKTFLIDSGVEVVADLDVELIAGGRSNLTFIATDGTTKWVVRRPPTSGLTPSAHDMNREWTVTRALQDTAVPVAKTIAFDAEGTVLGAPCTVVEYIDGTVIRSASDLDGVDDPTLERNVTALITALADLHEVDYASVGLGEFGRPDGFVARQVKTWTRQWNLVKTRELPDVERLAEALVANTPTDSTNSIVHGDFRVDNTILAADDPGVVRAVVDWEMSTLGDPLTDVALMCVYRQPIFDRVLGLSAAWTSDRYPDADGLAQRYAAIAGIDMAHWNFYIALANFKLGVIGEGIAYRALQGSSSGEGAEHAAEATAEFMAAGLAAINSRD from the coding sequence ATGACCGCGGCACTGCCGGGCATGGACGCCGCGGCCCTGAAGACCTTCCTCATCGACTCCGGGGTCGAGGTCGTCGCCGACCTCGATGTCGAACTGATCGCGGGCGGGCGTTCCAATCTCACGTTCATCGCGACCGACGGGACGACGAAGTGGGTGGTGCGCCGCCCACCGACGTCCGGATTGACCCCGTCGGCGCACGACATGAACCGCGAGTGGACGGTGACGCGTGCGCTGCAGGACACCGCGGTGCCGGTCGCGAAGACGATCGCGTTCGACGCCGAGGGCACCGTCCTCGGGGCGCCGTGCACGGTGGTGGAGTACATCGACGGGACCGTCATCCGGTCCGCGTCCGACCTCGACGGTGTCGATGATCCGACGCTGGAGCGCAACGTCACCGCACTGATCACCGCGCTGGCCGACCTTCACGAGGTCGACTATGCGAGTGTCGGATTGGGTGAGTTCGGCCGTCCGGACGGATTCGTCGCCCGACAGGTGAAAACCTGGACGCGACAATGGAATCTCGTCAAGACGCGCGAGCTCCCCGACGTGGAAAGGCTCGCCGAGGCGCTGGTGGCGAACACCCCGACCGACAGCACGAACTCGATCGTGCACGGCGACTTCCGGGTCGACAACACCATTCTCGCCGCCGACGACCCGGGAGTCGTTCGTGCGGTGGTGGACTGGGAGATGTCGACCCTCGGGGACCCGCTCACCGACGTCGCGCTGATGTGCGTGTACCGACAGCCGATCTTCGACCGGGTGCTCGGGTTGTCGGCGGCATGGACCAGCGACCGCTATCCCGACGCCGACGGTCTGGCGCAGCGGTACGCAGCCATCGCCGGGATCGACATGGCGCACTGGAACTTCTACATCGCGCTGGCGAATTTTAAACTCGGTGTGATCGGGGAGGGCATCGCCTACCGGGCGCTGCAGGGGTCGTCGTCCGGCGAGGGCGCCGAGCACGCGGCCGAGGCGACCGCGGAGTTCATGGCCGCAGGTCTGGCCGCGATCAACTCCCGCGACTGA
- a CDS encoding MerR family transcriptional regulator → MRISELSRRSGVSVATIKYYLREGVLPPGEPTSSNQASYGHGHIRRLRLIRALIEIGGLSLATVRDALAATEDEHLPLHDAFGAVMHGLDDPDAIVAHDDTLGEVHDWLAERDWTIAPDAPAPRRLAELIGILRDFGLPVTADSFSTAADTAEVVANDEVRYAREQPDRIAAVEMMLVGTVVYERALATVRRLALEAASARIEATVVERSEP, encoded by the coding sequence ATGAGGATCTCCGAGCTGAGTCGTCGCAGCGGCGTGAGTGTCGCGACCATCAAGTACTACCTGCGCGAGGGTGTGTTGCCCCCGGGCGAGCCGACGTCGAGCAACCAGGCCTCGTACGGCCACGGTCACATCCGTAGGCTCCGACTCATCCGCGCGCTCATCGAGATCGGCGGGCTGTCCCTCGCCACGGTACGAGATGCGTTGGCGGCCACCGAGGACGAGCACCTCCCGTTGCACGACGCGTTCGGCGCGGTGATGCACGGTCTCGATGATCCCGACGCCATCGTCGCCCACGACGACACCCTGGGCGAGGTGCACGACTGGCTCGCCGAGCGCGACTGGACCATCGCTCCGGATGCACCCGCTCCGCGTCGGCTCGCCGAACTGATCGGCATCCTGCGCGACTTCGGGTTACCGGTCACCGCCGACAGCTTCAGCACGGCCGCCGACACCGCCGAGGTGGTCGCGAACGACGAGGTCCGTTACGCGCGTGAGCAACCCGACCGGATCGCCGCCGTGGAGATGATGCTGGTCGGGACCGTCGTCTACGAGCGCGCGCTGGCCACGGTGCGGCGCCTGGCGCTCGAGGCGGCCAGCGCCCGCATCGAGGCGACAGTCGTGGAACGCTCGGAGCCCTAG
- a CDS encoding DUF4188 domain-containing protein — protein sequence MARTTIRNGRATAQIDGDFVVFLIGLRFNRLWKVRSWLGPFLAMPKMLQDLRQHPEKGLLGVRMAMSGRTVSLVQYWRSFEQLEAFARNTDDPHLASWRAFNRTVGDNGDVGIFHETYRVHAGDHESVYVNMPVMGLAEAGESVMLGMGRDTARTRLTRR from the coding sequence ATGGCACGCACGACGATTCGCAACGGACGCGCAACCGCCCAGATCGACGGCGATTTCGTCGTCTTTCTCATCGGCCTGAGGTTCAACCGGTTGTGGAAGGTGCGGTCGTGGCTCGGCCCGTTCCTGGCCATGCCGAAGATGCTGCAGGACCTGCGGCAACATCCGGAGAAGGGACTGCTCGGCGTCCGGATGGCGATGAGCGGTCGCACCGTCTCGCTGGTCCAGTACTGGCGGAGTTTCGAGCAGTTGGAGGCGTTCGCGCGCAACACCGACGATCCGCACCTGGCGAGTTGGCGGGCGTTCAACCGCACCGTGGGTGACAACGGCGACGTCGGGATCTTCCATGAGACCTATCGGGTCCATGCCGGCGACCACGAGTCGGTGTACGTCAACATGCCGGTCATGGGTCTCGCGGAGGCCGGGGAGTCGGTGATGCTGGGCATGGGTCGCGACACCGCCCGCACGCGGTTGACTCGTCGGTGA
- a CDS encoding phytoene desaturase family protein — translation MDGVQTFDDIVIGAGHNGLTTAAYLARAGRRVLVLERSDHVGGASISAQTFPGVDARLSRYSYLVSLMPRQIITDLDLDVRLVRRRYSSYTPLPRRPEDGLLVDNGDGEATRASFAAATGSDADHDAWQRFYGRMERLAQRVFPTVTEPLRSAQDVRALVDDDDLWSSLVEVPIGALIETTFADDTVRGVVATDALIGTFADLHDPSLRQNICMLYHLIGGGTGDWDVPIGGMGAVSGALARSAAAAGADIRTGSRVMTMDPDTGVVEWDGGSARASMVHAGCAPAVLNTMLDEPLPTETAPRGAQLKINLLLTRLPRLRDTTVDPTAAFAGTFHINEDFSQVQSAYAAAAAGRIPSPAPCEIYCHTLSDRSILGPDLDGMHTLTLFGLHMPPELFAEPTALAQAVDSTLASLDAVLAEPITDVIARDGDGQPCIEARSPLDLQDSVGLPGGNIFHRSLQWPWAESAAEVGTWGVETLHPRLTICGAGARRGGGVSGIPGHNAARYALER, via the coding sequence GTGGACGGCGTGCAGACCTTCGACGACATCGTGATCGGCGCCGGTCACAACGGACTCACCACCGCCGCGTACCTGGCCCGCGCCGGGCGTCGGGTGCTCGTCCTCGAACGCTCCGATCATGTTGGCGGCGCCTCGATCTCGGCCCAGACGTTCCCCGGCGTCGACGCCCGGCTCTCGCGGTACTCCTATCTGGTGTCGCTCATGCCGCGGCAGATCATCACCGACCTCGATCTCGACGTCCGCCTGGTACGACGGCGCTATTCGTCGTACACACCGTTGCCGCGCCGACCCGAGGACGGCCTGCTGGTCGACAACGGCGACGGCGAGGCCACGCGAGCATCGTTCGCGGCGGCGACCGGATCCGACGCCGATCACGATGCGTGGCAACGGTTCTACGGTCGGATGGAGCGACTGGCGCAGCGGGTCTTCCCCACCGTCACCGAGCCACTGCGCAGTGCGCAGGACGTGCGGGCGCTCGTCGACGACGACGACCTGTGGTCGTCACTGGTCGAGGTCCCGATCGGGGCGTTGATCGAGACGACTTTCGCCGACGACACCGTGCGCGGCGTGGTCGCGACCGATGCGCTGATCGGGACGTTCGCCGACCTGCACGATCCGAGTCTCCGGCAGAACATCTGCATGCTGTACCACCTGATCGGCGGCGGAACCGGCGACTGGGACGTCCCCATCGGCGGGATGGGCGCGGTCAGCGGCGCTCTCGCCCGATCCGCGGCGGCCGCCGGGGCCGACATCCGTACCGGCTCGCGGGTGATGACCATGGATCCCGACACCGGCGTCGTCGAGTGGGACGGCGGAAGTGCACGGGCGTCGATGGTGCACGCAGGCTGCGCGCCGGCGGTGTTGAACACGATGCTCGACGAGCCGCTTCCGACCGAGACGGCGCCGCGCGGTGCGCAGTTGAAGATCAACCTGCTGCTGACGCGACTCCCCCGCCTGCGAGACACCACGGTGGACCCGACCGCGGCGTTCGCGGGCACCTTCCACATCAACGAGGACTTCTCCCAGGTCCAGTCGGCGTACGCGGCAGCCGCCGCGGGGCGGATCCCGTCGCCCGCGCCGTGTGAGATCTATTGCCACACACTGTCCGACCGCAGCATTCTCGGTCCCGACCTCGACGGCATGCACACCCTGACGCTGTTCGGTCTGCACATGCCGCCAGAGCTGTTCGCCGAGCCGACCGCACTTGCGCAGGCGGTGGATTCCACACTGGCGTCGCTGGACGCGGTCCTCGCCGAACCCATCACCGACGTCATCGCGCGCGACGGCGACGGGCAACCCTGCATCGAGGCGCGATCACCGCTCGACCTGCAGGACTCGGTGGGTCTGCCCGGCGGCAACATCTTTCACCGCTCGCTCCAGTGGCCGTGGGCGGAGAGTGCGGCCGAGGTGGGTACCTGGGGTGTCGAGACGCTCCACCCGCGTCTGACGATCTGCGGTGCCGGCGCGCGGCGCGGCGGTGGGGTCAGCGGGATCCCCGGCCACAACGCGGCGCGGTACGCACTCGAGCGGTAG
- a CDS encoding MarR family winged helix-turn-helix transcriptional regulator, translating into MEANSDGARGSASELDTAERLRHAVGAFVRAVRSVSDAVGAGQIETLGLLERGGEQSIADLARRRGVRHQTMSATVAELESAGLLTRAPDPSDGRGVLIHLTDTGLETVAMERRARSGTIADAMRSLDERQRMVLDDMPGVLDQLTREISGTSSADDRRRDRRARGR; encoded by the coding sequence ATGGAGGCGAACTCGGACGGGGCACGTGGCTCGGCATCGGAATTGGACACGGCCGAGCGACTGCGGCATGCCGTCGGCGCGTTCGTCCGTGCTGTCCGGTCGGTGTCCGATGCGGTGGGAGCCGGTCAGATCGAGACGCTGGGACTGCTGGAACGCGGCGGAGAACAGAGCATCGCCGACCTGGCTCGCCGTCGCGGCGTGCGACACCAGACCATGAGCGCGACGGTGGCCGAACTCGAGTCCGCAGGTCTCCTCACGCGCGCACCGGACCCGTCCGACGGGCGAGGCGTGCTCATCCACCTCACCGACACCGGCCTCGAGACCGTTGCCATGGAGCGTCGCGCGCGTTCGGGCACGATCGCCGACGCGATGAGATCGCTCGACGAACGACAGCGGATGGTGCTGGACGACATGCCGGGCGTGCTCGATCAGTTGACGCGGGAGATCAGCGGAACGTCATCAGCCGACGATCGTCGGCGTGATCGACGTGCGCGTGGTCGTTGA
- the bla gene encoding class A beta-lactamase yields the protein MSSVRWTRSRRVAIVGLAVVAAVVTGGCTAQSSSSSGPGSSSAAPSTAAPAAVDWASLEQRFGSRIGVVALDTETGAMIGNRADERFPMLSTFKVLAVAALLRAHPLRTGYFDQVVRFTAADIVSNSPVTSTRIDTGMTVADLARAALQYSDNTAGNLLLDRLGGPDALTAFARSIGDPVTRLDRREPELNTAIPDDPRDTSTPAAQAENLRTLLLGVPDPTVAPTRPEREQLTDWMIQNTTGAAKIRAALPGWTVADKTGGGDHGSANDVAVAWPPGGGAAIVVAVMTIRPADSTLDADPNLIAEVTRTAVGALRPPAG from the coding sequence ATGTCGTCGGTGCGGTGGACCCGCTCACGCCGGGTCGCGATCGTCGGGCTCGCGGTGGTCGCCGCGGTCGTCACCGGTGGCTGCACCGCTCAGTCGAGTTCTTCGTCGGGGCCGGGATCGTCCTCCGCGGCCCCGTCTACTGCCGCACCGGCCGCCGTGGACTGGGCGAGCCTGGAACAACGGTTCGGCAGCCGGATCGGTGTGGTCGCACTCGACACCGAGACCGGCGCCATGATCGGCAACCGCGCCGACGAACGCTTCCCGATGCTGTCAACGTTCAAGGTCCTCGCCGTCGCGGCGTTGCTGCGGGCGCACCCACTCCGGACGGGATACTTCGATCAGGTCGTGCGCTTCACTGCCGCCGACATCGTCTCGAACTCGCCGGTGACGAGCACCCGCATCGACACCGGCATGACCGTGGCCGACCTCGCTCGCGCAGCACTGCAGTACAGCGACAACACGGCGGGCAACCTGCTCCTCGACCGGCTGGGCGGGCCCGATGCCCTGACGGCGTTCGCCCGCTCGATCGGCGATCCGGTCACCCGCCTCGACCGGCGGGAGCCCGAACTGAACACCGCCATCCCGGACGACCCACGCGACACCTCGACGCCCGCGGCGCAGGCCGAGAACCTGCGCACGCTCCTGCTCGGGGTGCCCGACCCGACGGTCGCGCCGACGAGACCAGAACGCGAACAGTTGACGGACTGGATGATCCAGAACACCACCGGAGCTGCGAAGATCCGGGCGGCTCTGCCCGGGTGGACAGTGGCGGACAAGACCGGCGGCGGGGACCACGGCTCGGCGAACGACGTGGCCGTGGCGTGGCCGCCGGGCGGTGGCGCAGCAATCGTGGTGGCCGTGATGACCATCCGGCCTGCTGATTCGACCCTCGACGCCGACCCGAACCTGATCGCCGAGGTCACCCGTACGGCGGTGGGCGCACTCCGTCCGCCCGCCGGCTGA
- a CDS encoding TetR/AcrR family transcriptional regulator — translation MTDESPTAVTEAWRDYGRANLPAPLAAALSAFADQGYHGTSVREIAARAGLSVPGLYHHYPSKQSMLQGLLERTMSDLLWRTESAIAAAGDDPVDQFDAVVEALLQFHIHRREQAFIGSTEIRSLDADYRRIYTGQRRHQQTMVDQVVHAGVAAGVFVTGVPEDTGRAITTMCVGVSTWYKPDGRLSPEEIVQRFRRIARDTAGYVGPPRD, via the coding sequence ATGACCGATGAGTCGCCCACCGCCGTGACCGAGGCCTGGCGCGACTACGGCCGGGCCAACCTTCCCGCTCCGCTCGCCGCCGCGCTGTCGGCTTTCGCCGATCAGGGATATCACGGGACCTCGGTCCGCGAGATCGCGGCACGCGCCGGATTGTCGGTCCCCGGCCTCTACCACCACTACCCGTCCAAGCAGTCGATGCTGCAGGGGCTGCTCGAGCGCACGATGTCGGACCTGCTGTGGCGCACCGAGTCGGCCATCGCCGCCGCCGGCGACGACCCGGTGGACCAGTTCGACGCCGTTGTCGAGGCACTGCTGCAGTTCCACATCCACCGCCGCGAACAGGCGTTCATCGGTTCCACCGAGATCCGCAGCCTCGACGCGGACTACCGCCGGATCTATACCGGCCAGCGCAGACACCAGCAGACGATGGTCGATCAAGTGGTCCACGCCGGGGTGGCGGCCGGGGTGTTCGTCACCGGCGTCCCCGAGGACACCGGCCGCGCCATCACCACGATGTGCGTCGGGGTGTCCACCTGGTACAAGCCCGACGGCCGACTGTCGCCCGAGGAGATCGTCCAGCGCTTCCGACGGATCGCGCGTGACACGGCCGGCTACGTCGGCCCACCCAGAGACTGA
- a CDS encoding MFS transporter, whose amino-acid sequence MATTDTATTVEPTERGISRGLVALFALTAGVTVSAIYCLQPLLEDIRTDFDISSSTTSLVVTAPQLGYALGLLLLVPLGDRLDRRVFAPLLMLASAAALLLSGVSPGFPMLLVASFAVGVFAATAQVVVPWSSSLAAPAERGRVVGTVMSGLLIGILLARVVSGLIAGLGGWRLVLFVASGLMVALAILVFATTPADGPRSTQPYGRLLLSVATLVREEAVLRHRMALGFLTMFGFSAMWTSVAFLLAGSRGEDYHFSETVIGLFGLAGAAGAAGAPLVGRLADRGRSRLATTSAWIVIIVGWVFLGWSGVSLIALVIGLLVFDLGIQASQLSNQTAIYALAPDARSRVTTAYMVTYFLGAVAGSVCSGVAYEAGGWLAVCGIGVTAAVIGIALWGLFDHLERRTAAVTPKGVVTG is encoded by the coding sequence ATGGCGACCACCGACACCGCGACGACCGTCGAGCCCACCGAACGCGGCATCAGCCGCGGGCTGGTGGCGCTGTTCGCGCTCACCGCAGGCGTCACGGTGTCGGCGATCTACTGCCTGCAGCCGCTGCTCGAGGACATCCGCACCGACTTCGACATCAGCTCGTCGACGACCAGCCTCGTCGTCACCGCACCACAGCTCGGGTACGCGCTGGGACTGCTGCTGTTGGTGCCGCTCGGCGACCGCCTCGACCGACGCGTCTTCGCGCCGTTGCTGATGCTCGCCTCCGCGGCGGCGCTGTTGCTCTCGGGCGTCTCACCGGGCTTCCCGATGTTGCTGGTCGCGTCGTTCGCGGTGGGTGTCTTCGCGGCCACCGCGCAGGTCGTGGTGCCGTGGTCGTCGTCGCTGGCGGCACCGGCCGAGCGTGGTCGGGTCGTGGGAACCGTCATGAGCGGCCTGTTGATCGGCATCCTGCTGGCCCGCGTCGTCAGCGGGTTGATCGCCGGTCTCGGCGGATGGCGCCTGGTGCTGTTCGTGGCCAGTGGCCTGATGGTGGCGCTGGCGATCCTGGTGTTCGCGACGACGCCGGCCGACGGCCCGCGCTCGACCCAGCCGTACGGGCGACTGCTGCTGTCGGTGGCGACACTGGTCCGCGAGGAGGCGGTGCTGCGGCACCGGATGGCCCTGGGCTTTCTGACGATGTTCGGGTTCAGCGCGATGTGGACCTCGGTCGCGTTCCTGCTGGCCGGATCGCGCGGCGAGGACTACCACTTCTCCGAGACGGTCATCGGACTGTTCGGCCTCGCCGGCGCCGCCGGTGCCGCCGGTGCACCACTCGTCGGGCGTCTCGCCGATCGGGGGCGCTCCCGCCTGGCGACCACCTCGGCGTGGATCGTCATCATCGTCGGCTGGGTCTTCCTGGGCTGGTCCGGTGTCTCACTGATCGCCCTGGTGATCGGGCTGCTGGTGTTCGACCTGGGGATCCAGGCGTCGCAGCTGTCGAACCAGACCGCGATCTACGCGCTCGCCCCCGACGCCCGCAGCCGGGTGACGACGGCATACATGGTGACGTACTTCCTCGGTGCGGTCGCTGGATCGGTGTGCTCCGGTGTCGCCTACGAGGCCGGAGGCTGGCTCGCGGTGTGCGGCATCGGAGTCACTGCCGCGGTCATCGGGATCGCGCTGTGGGGGCTGTTCGATCACCTCGAGCGCCGGACGGCCGCAGTCACTCCGAAGGGTGTCGTCACCGGATAA